From the genome of Glycine soja cultivar W05 chromosome 14, ASM419377v2, whole genome shotgun sequence:
GTTACCAAGATTCATACCTTCTACTATCCCAGCTGCTATTGCAAGCACGTTCTTGAGTGCACCTGCTATTTCAACTCCTGTTATTAGAAAATGGAACCAAAAGACAAAATTGACTAACTTTCATCATAGATATATTTAATGGAACCTAGTACAGAAAGTAACAATAACTATTCATAATtgagtttttaaaaaagaacaagATTGCACAAGATTACAGAGGaatcaaagtttttaaacaaGTACAAACCTGAATATTTTTGCTGAAAATTTTAACAGTTGTTGCTCACAAATTATACAAAGGAATCAAAGTTTCTAAACAAGTACAAACCTGAATATTTTTGCTGAAAATTTTAACAGTTGTTGCTCACAAATTATACAAAGAAATCGAAGTTTCTAAACAAGTACAAACCTGAACAAGATTGCACAAGATTGCTGAATAAAAATTATGCAAAGTGAAATTTATTTACTATTTCCACATGTGACTCAATGGAGATAGTAACAGCAGCCAATGGATAATATGCAGTGACCAAAATGCAGATGACTATTATGCAAACTgaagaaattaatttactagTCCACATGGCACTTTACAGAGACAGTAACAACAGCCAGTGGATAATATGCACTGCATTTTAGGAAAAGATAAATATTACCATAAAAGTAAATAAGATGTCAATGTAGATTCTTACTAAAGTTGTGTACCTTTGATTGGTGGAAGAAGTATTTGAAGTCATCACCTCTTTTTTCTTGAAGTTCAGCTCCATTAGAATTATAAGGGTCAAGGTCATTATTATCTTCAACATCCTCATTGAATGAACTGTTTCAAGTCTACGAGCTGCTTGTTTTCTCAGCTGCCTTGAGGTTTTAGCACCTTTATCCTCCTCACCAGCAATACACCAATATCCTTTATAAGCAGCCTCcaacaaaaacaattaaaaggGGAACTCTCAAAAACAGTTCTATAAACTCTTAGCTACCAACAGAGAAAAATTCAACTTATTGTAGTTCAAACTTCAGAGACCGGATATAACAAATgcacaaataaaattcaacttaTTGTAGTTTTGACTACCTATTTTTTCAGCTTACAAATGGACAAATAAAATTCACCAAATTATAAACACTTATcaaatggaaaatattttcaaaacataATGATGAAACATAAAGAGCACCCACCCATGCAGgttcaataataacaatattcaaattttaaacattaaaaaaaatcaatttatgataATAAGTTAGGGGGAGAAGTCACCACATACAATCAGTAACCTTCATTAAATTAGGCGGTTCCACTTCCAACCAAACATAAAATGTGGCATAAAGGACTACTATACCAATTACAGCCATACCAACAACAATGATAGCAGATAAACCACCTGCCCGAGTAGCTATCTGCACAAATTCCTTCCGGTTAATACATAAATAGTGAACTGTTCATTGTTGTCTTAAACTGAAATAACCTGTTTTCAGACCTAAAAGTTATGCAATAAGGTAGATGTAACTACTTAGAAATGTTAAAATCTTTCAAATGTTTAAAACCCTGTCAATATACAGTAATGAAAATATCTAACATTAGAACTTTTATGTTATTGGAGAACCAGATACAAAATATGAGTAAAATTTtaggagaaacaaaaaaaaatgtaacaaattgTTTGCTTCATTACTCACTTGAATTGAAACATCGAATACATGCTTCCCAAGGCTGCTATATGATTGGTCATTAGAGAATGCTATCTCAGCAAAATGAAGTTTCACTTTATAATTGTCGTTCAGCATACAAAGACCATAGTAATTAAGATACAGAGGGGCCATGCGGGCTGTTTTGAAGTAATCAGGGCCACTAATATTCAAGTAAAACTAATTTGTTGCTACATAATCAGCTTTTTTCATTTCCTAGAAATACTCCAGTGCTGCTATAAGCCTATTTGTCACCTTCCTAGGCTAGAAGATTCTTGTTGAGGAGTTGTATCTACAGAAATATGGAAGAAGGCaaacatgatatatatatatatatatatatatatatatatatatatatatatatatatataatgaagaaGTGAGTTACGAATGAGGTGGGGTTTGGGAATGAAAAACGAACTAGTGAGTTGTATCTCCAAAACTCTCATCCACACCTCTGAAACCCTAACTCTCCACAGAATCCATCACACATTCCTCTGCACCATTGGAGAAAAAAAACCCTAAATTCAATACGTCAAAGCTTCACCACCACACAAAAGAACCACAACACACAGTACAAACGTGCACAGAGAAAACCAATCAAACAAaatccaacacacacacacgcgcaaaaaacaccaccaccaccaatccCTGAAAAAGCAAAAAGCAAAAACATtccaaattgtaaaaaaaataaacaattcaaattaaaacgAGTTTCATAAATGAGATTAAGTACGCATAATAAGGATAAAGGAACAAGGTTGTGTTTGGTTCCTTTACCTCTTTGAGGAGTGAAATTCGAAAAAAGAGTAACGGTGCCCTGGGCCAGTCGAAATTCCACAGAACGCGTCGAGTGTGAACCACGCACCACAATGCGAATTTAGAATCGACGAGGAAGCTCTCTCTGTTGTGTTATGCGTATAGTTTTTTCAGTGTGGAGAGGCACAGAAACAGAATACAGAGAAGTaaggagagaagagaaaaaagtgaaagaaggaaagggatTGAGCAAACCGAGGCAAGAACGGCCGGTTGAGCAATGGTGAGTGAGAGGTTCAGCAATGGTGAGTCAGACGAAAGGCCATATCGAGGTTCACTGAGGGAGCAGCTGAGGTGCGCGCGGTAGCCCtaatatatttttggaaatttagAGCAAAAAGTGAACAACGGTCCTTTAAGCGAAAACGTCGTTgtctaatttaatattaataacaaaaataccaCATTCCTACATTCAAAGATTGGTGAACAAGATGTGCGTCGTTAAAATTGCATATTTTAGTTTTAACGTTGTTGTTTTAGGAAACCGCCTTTAAAAAGTTatcattatttacaaaaatgccaccgcttCACAATTTACATCAATCCTTATATAAACGTCGTAAATACAATGTCGTAAATGAccttttttctagtagtgttagcTTTAGCTGCTATCAATCAATGGTATCTTAAGCAATTGGATGTGAACAATTCTTTCTTACATGGTGACTTGAATGAAAAGGTGTACATGATTATTCCTCAAGGCATGCAGGTGACCAAACCTAGACAAGTTTGCAAGCTTCAAAGGTCCTTATATGGTCTGAAACAAGCTAATAGGCAATGGTATGCCAAATTGTCATCTTTTCTGATTTCACATGGATATAAATAGTGTGCTTCTgatcattttttgtttcttaaacATGGTTCCAAAACAATCACTGCTTTGTTggtctatgtagatgatattGTATTATCAGACAATGATTTGACTGAAATTCAAAGCATTACACAGTTGTTGGATAATGCTTTCAAAATAAAGGACTTAGGTGATTTAAGGTACTTTCTAGGCTTTGAAGTAGCCAAAAATCCTGCTGGTATCAATCTATCTTAGAGGAAATATGTTTTGGATATTCTCAGTGATGTTGGTATGCTTGGCTCTAAGCCAATATCTACTCCCTCTGATTATACCACCAAGCTGCATCAACATTTAGGAAATCTTCTTTCAATAGAAAATGCTTCTTCTTTTAGGAGATTAATTGGGAGATTAATCTACTTAACCAACACTAGGCCAAATATTACTTATGTTGTGCAACATCTCAGTCAGTTTATTGCTACTCCCACCTCAGTTTACCAACAGGCTGCTTTTTGAATCCTTAGATACCTCAAGGGAACTCCAGGTGCAAGGATCTTTCTTTCTGCTGCAAGTAACATTCATTTAAAAGGCTTTAGTGATTCAGATTGGGCTGGTTGTATTGACACCCAACGATCTATCACCGGCTATGTTGTATACATTGGAAACTCAttgatttcatgaaaatccaagaAACAAGCCACTATGTCTAGAAGTTCATCAGAGGCCGAGTATCGGGCACTGGCTAGTGCCACTTGTGAGCTACAATGGCTCACTTATCTGctagaagaatttaaaattgatttctaGCAGCATGCTACTTTGTATTGTGATAACAAATTCGCTCTTCATATAGCTACGAATCCTGTGTTTCATGAAAGTACAAAGCACATTGAGATTGACTGTCATTTAGTTTGAGAGAAGATGTTGAATGGTCTTGTGAAGTTGCTTGCTATCCCTTTTGCAAACCAATTAGCAAATATCTACACTATGGCTTTACTGCCCTGGTGCTTTCCAGCTACAGGCACACTCCTTATGAGCACCAATGAGGCAGAACTGAGTGAGAGCAAGATCCGTAGCTTTGGCAAAAGTTTTCGGACAGATCTACACACTAGCAGGAAAATCCCTCGCTTTGCAAAGGCTGAGAGGTGTGTTCAATGGATATAGGAGACACTTCGGAAACAAGTTTGCATGCACATGCTAACATGTGTGGATGGAACTCGAGAGGTGCAGCATTTTTAGATTGTTATTCCCATAACTTCACAAACATTAGTTAATTTCATTGGAATTAAAACTGTTGTGTTAACGGTCAAAGAAGTGCAACTTGGTAACAGGAGCTTGGCCTTTTTTTACTCCATAAAGTAGGTACTAATAGCTCTTAGAGCTATAATTACAACTACAAGCCAAATAGCAGCAAACTTTTCTgcaacataattaaatattggTTCCAGACAACTATCAGTACAAGTTAACTTATGTTGTTTAATCACGTTGTtcaaagttaaattttaatctttaaatatgaaataaattaaattaaaaaatattcattttatgaGTATTTAATATCCTCAACAAAGATTAATAATAATCATCGTTTCTAAATATTtcgtattaatattattaataaaaaattagatattgGCTCTGTTCAATGGAAGCACCTCTTTAAAGGGGATCCTGGGCGAATTTCTTCCTAACATAACACAATGACACAGGGAGCACTCTCTTATCTTACATTTCACATACGCGCTGATTGGACTTTTTTCTCTAGAAATCCTCCCACGCCTAAACCTTCTGGACTCATCTCACATTTTCAAATACACATAGATAGCACTGTCCATTCTAAAAGGGTTGTATTGCCGAATCACACCACACACGGCTCTCTCATTCAACACTCTCAACTCACGCTCACTAACACCGATACTATTacgtttttctttcattttctgagTACTTCcctttaatttctcttttcctCTAACCCACATTACAATAATCATTTTTCATCAGCCCTTTTTCTTTATCACCTCTTGTGCGCAACACATAGAGATgacactctttttctttttccttatcaGCGCAAATAACAATACAGTCTCCCTCTCTCGTGGCTTTTCCATAAAAAAACTCTCTCATTTTTTCATCACACACAGATTCTCCCATTAACCTCTCACACTAACAGATGGCACACCTCTTGATCATTCACTCACGTTCTCAGCACACTTATCTctctcaacttttttttctccttttaatcATCcacaaaaaacacacaacaccACATTCACTATCTTCTCGCCCACATAACCGAGCTTCATAtccaaagcaaaaaaaaaaaaagccccaACCTTTGCATAAGCCACCATGGTAGCTAGCCAAACCAACTAGCATAGCATGAAAACCTTCCCATATATATGTATGCGAGCAGCTTCCATGCACCAATCTCTTCCACATCGGGCGTTCCAGGTGACAAAGCTACTcgttttaataattttgtggATATGGCATGTGACATTTTATTTTGGCTTTGTTCATATTTAGTTGATGTACATGATTCATGATTCCAAGGTCTTTGCCTACATGCATCTTTGTTTGTTTCGTTAGTTAACATGTTTATACACCACTAGGCAGTGGTGGATGTAGGTTGTTAGCAATGGAGTCAATTGCCCCacaaaagtaaatttttatacttgaatagaatatatttcttttttctctcataagaaaataagaattgTTCTcataaagataatattttaaaaaatccataaaaaattataaaaaaaacaaataaaatattctaattttaCTGATTTCttctttagtcttttattttttttataagcatatatatgtgataaaagctcataatatattttACCTATGAAAATAAGGGAGACTACTTTTGTCTCCATCGAAAAAATTTATGGATCCATTACTGCTAGGAGATGAGTTATGTTTGGTTATGCATATACCCCTTGGACTATCTTAATTATGAGCTGCAGCTGGTTGTCACGAAAGATAAGATTACGGGCCTAGTATGGGAAAGCTAGCCATATATCTCACGGTGGGAGAGTTTTTTAGGACCTGTTTTCGTGTTTGACCTTGGTAGGTCATTTTCTCATTTGAACGAAGAAAGATGGCGTTTCGATTCTTTACCGCAGTTATTTTTCTACTTGAGTTTCCTGCTGCAATAATCACATCCCAAGATCATATATCCAACGGCTTATGGCAAAATACAATAGTATTGTACTATTGTTTGATTTGCTTGCTGCAACCAGGCCGAATGAGTGTGGAAAAGAAACTTGcatttaaatgtataaatttaatagttatattatatttaataaatataatatttgatcTTAAAACAACgtaatatttgataatattattaaaataattatatatgatacttcataaatatattaattaatattatatgataaatataaatactacattattaacattaatttaaCACTAACTTAATATTTGTGTTTAGTTCTATATtgcttatataaataaatgttatgttattttaaatttgattactttaaaataagcttttttttactcattaaaatattatttatgaaaataataattaaaataaatactttttggaTATATATACACTCTCCCCTCCCGTAACAGATTTAAGTGTATGAgactttcttttatattttaattttttattaaaactccGTAAACTTTctattagaaaaatt
Proteins encoded in this window:
- the LOC114383962 gene encoding uncharacterized protein LOC114383962, coding for MAPLYLNYYGLCMLNDNYKVKLHFAEIAFSNDQSYSSLGKHVFDVSIQIATRAGGLSAIIVVGMAVIGIVVLYATFYVWLEVEPPNLMKAAYKGYWCIAGEEDKGAKTSRQLRKQAARRLETVHSMRMLKIIMTLTLIILMELNFKKKEVMTSNTSSTNQSAYYPLAVVTVSQKYSGVEIAGALKNVLAIAAGIVEGMNLGNNSMAALVSQGCSEIWWLPCNARHC